A single window of Rubripirellula lacrimiformis DNA harbors:
- a CDS encoding phospholipase D-like domain-containing protein, protein MTKIPREALSDHFQLRMEGRRLRSAVLMTYQFDPGFFEQEVLPAFFDIGLSHASPVRLLQLEDMIRDLAGEIAVYYDAGGLVVGDAGSAKLDVRYVPIQHNAIFHPKNVLLLVEDEEADEGGFHPLTLLVACLSANLTRSGWWENIECCHVEEIAEGDKTRLKDQLTKFLQSIKRRSPDQTRHAAIDDVLTFLRASEQRKQRSVGGELLSHFYRGGESLPEFLSGHIGNQMQGCYLEIISPYFDDAEECQPLNELIRLFDPKEVRVFLPRSGSGEALVRKELFESVGELLNVGWGRLPKDIMRRGSREEAGERFVHAKIYRFFTQSPKREISFLGSPNLTRSAHQKDGNVESGFLVEVPTPRRPYFWLSPDSKTPTEFAVRGEDDGASDVSSPLNLRYNWDTERASAFWDHKVTSPELRIADRNVAIGKISPLAPREWTELEEGVASAIASSLRNTSLVEVHGDGDKPAFVLIQEEGMSHKPSLLLQLSTADILRYWSLLSAEQRAAFIETRATDLAGNGTGDDLVVRAKIALDNDTLFDRFAGFFHAFGCLERAVRKSLDDKDDKLKRQANYRLFGRRYDSLGTLLDRISAQRETLDAVDGYVILMCCKQLCTEIGKDHPEYWSEQAENAKKLLGRFTELESVRDRLLKENGGDFGEFLSWFDKWFLKRAKPVEASNG, encoded by the coding sequence GTGACTAAGATTCCCCGTGAGGCATTGTCGGACCACTTTCAGCTTCGGATGGAAGGGCGTCGCCTGCGTTCAGCGGTGCTGATGACTTACCAATTCGATCCAGGATTCTTTGAGCAAGAAGTGCTGCCCGCGTTCTTTGACATTGGCCTTAGCCACGCTTCGCCCGTTCGGCTGTTGCAGTTGGAAGACATGATTCGCGATCTCGCCGGCGAGATCGCCGTGTATTACGACGCCGGCGGTCTGGTCGTGGGCGATGCGGGATCCGCGAAATTGGATGTCCGCTACGTACCGATCCAGCACAACGCCATTTTCCACCCAAAGAACGTGTTGTTACTGGTAGAGGACGAGGAAGCGGACGAGGGCGGCTTCCATCCGCTAACGTTGCTGGTTGCTTGCTTGTCGGCAAATTTGACGCGATCGGGTTGGTGGGAGAATATCGAATGCTGCCACGTTGAGGAAATCGCAGAAGGCGACAAGACGCGATTGAAGGATCAACTGACCAAATTCTTGCAGTCCATCAAACGACGCAGCCCCGACCAGACCAGACATGCTGCGATCGACGATGTCCTAACGTTCCTCCGAGCTAGCGAACAACGAAAACAGCGGTCGGTCGGTGGCGAATTGCTGTCGCACTTCTACCGAGGAGGCGAAAGCCTGCCTGAGTTTCTCAGCGGGCATATCGGCAATCAAATGCAAGGCTGCTATTTAGAAATCATCTCGCCCTATTTTGATGATGCCGAGGAGTGTCAGCCGCTGAATGAATTGATCCGGTTGTTCGATCCGAAAGAAGTCCGTGTATTCTTGCCGCGAAGTGGTTCCGGCGAAGCGCTCGTGCGAAAAGAGCTGTTTGAATCGGTCGGAGAGCTGCTAAACGTTGGTTGGGGACGCCTCCCCAAGGACATCATGCGACGGGGATCGCGTGAAGAGGCAGGCGAAAGGTTTGTCCATGCCAAAATCTATCGCTTCTTCACGCAGAGTCCCAAGCGTGAGATTTCCTTCCTTGGGTCACCTAATCTGACGCGTAGCGCCCATCAGAAAGACGGAAACGTAGAAAGCGGCTTCTTGGTCGAAGTTCCGACTCCGCGCCGACCCTACTTTTGGTTGAGCCCAGATTCAAAAACGCCAACTGAGTTCGCGGTTCGCGGTGAAGACGACGGGGCCAGCGATGTAAGCTCGCCGCTGAATTTGCGGTACAACTGGGACACAGAGAGAGCATCGGCGTTCTGGGATCACAAAGTAACCTCGCCGGAATTGCGAATAGCCGATCGGAACGTGGCGATCGGAAAAATCAGCCCGCTCGCTCCACGAGAATGGACTGAGCTAGAGGAAGGGGTAGCCTCCGCGATCGCGAGCTCGCTTCGTAACACTTCGTTGGTGGAGGTTCACGGCGACGGCGACAAACCGGCATTCGTTCTCATTCAAGAAGAGGGGATGTCGCACAAACCGTCGTTGCTGTTGCAACTGTCGACGGCGGACATTCTGCGATATTGGTCGTTGTTAAGTGCTGAGCAACGTGCAGCATTCATAGAAACACGAGCTACTGATTTGGCGGGGAACGGAACCGGCGATGATCTGGTGGTTCGAGCCAAAATCGCCTTGGACAACGATACGCTTTTCGATCGGTTCGCAGGATTTTTCCACGCGTTTGGCTGCCTGGAACGTGCCGTCCGAAAGTCGCTCGACGACAAGGATGATAAACTGAAGCGACAGGCAAACTATCGCTTATTTGGTCGCCGGTACGATTCGCTTGGAACGCTCCTTGATCGCATCTCAGCGCAGCGAGAAACGCTGGACGCCGTCGACGGATATGTCATTTTGATGTGTTGCAAGCAACTATGCACTGAGATTGGGAAAGACCACCCGGAGTATTGGAGCGAGCAGGCTGAGAATGCAAAGAAACTCTTGGGGCGGTTTACCGAATTGGAATCGGTCCGTGATCGGTTGCTGAAAGAGAATGGCGGCGACTTCGGTGAATTCCTGTCGTGGTTCGACAAATGGTTTTTGAAGCGAGCAAAACCGGTGGAGGCGTCAAATGGCTAA